Genomic window (Elusimicrobiota bacterium):
TTTGCTCGGTCACATTTTCATAGTATATATGCTCAATTAGCGGAATTATCCATTGGAATCCGGGAGTTGCAAACCTGTTATACTTTCCTAATCTTTCAATTAATCCCCTGCGGGTGGGCCTGACTATCCTGATACCAATAAAAAAAATAAAAACAGCTACAGTGACAACTAAATACGTAATGTTCATAATCTCACTCCTCCCTTAAATTATTTTATTAACTCCCCTCAATCCCCTCTTTCAAAAAGAGGGGAAGTAACTCCTTGTCCCCTCTCTTTATTAAAGAGAGGCAGGGAGAGTTAGGGTTATTTTTTATTTTTTAAATCAGAAACAAATTGCCCTATTAAAATAAAATCAGTTATGCCCGATTCGTCCTTAAGCTGCCCAAAGGCAATCTGGCTACTACCCGTTAAGAGGATCGTGTGGGTTGCACCCAACTTAAGTAAGTTAATGCGCGCCGGACTAACCGCAATGGGTGAAGGCATTCCTTTAGCAACCGGCCGGGGCGGATAAAAAACTTCCCGTAGGCCTGTTTGTTCAGAGAACTTACCTCTTCTGCGGTTAAATACCTTGTCTTCATCACCGGAACCAAGCTGGAATAAGTTTCCCACTTGTCAGAAACTATCAAGCCTTCTTTTTTAGCAATAGCATAAAGTTCAGTTCCGGGAAACGGTGTAGCAAAAGTAAACTGTACATGGTCTGGATTTAGTTCGATCGCAAATTGAGTATTTTTTTCAATCGTTTCTTTTTTATCATTCGGCAAACCGTGTACAAAAAATGCAAAGGTCTCAATTTTTAATTTCCTGCATATTTTAAACACTTTTTTCACATTATCCAGGCTTTTAATTTTATCATCACAGTTCATCTCGTCTGCAACATCGGTAACCACAGATTCAATGCCGAAATTAATACAGACACAGCCAGCCTGTTTCATCATTGAAAGCAATTCCTCATCAACAGAGCCGGTAGAGGTTTCGCATCTCCATTTTACTTTCAGTTTTCTAGCCATTACCAGCTTGCAGATTTCCTTTATACGGCCTTTATGAGCGGTAAAAAGCGAATCCCTGAATAGAATCATCTTAACGCCGATATCATTTACAAGATATTCCATCTCGGCAACTACGCGCTTTGCTGACATCTCCGCATATTTGAAACCCACAGAAACCGGATAAGGGCAGAATTTACACCTGAACACGCACCCAATGGAAGAATGCATAGTTGCATACGGATATTCATTTTTATAAAGGTAAAAATATTTCTTTAATGGCGCGATTTCCCAGTTCGGGAAAGGAAATTCTTCCAGATTATACGCTTTTGCGGTTGTGCCTATGATTTGCATACCCTTTTTAAAATAGGCACCCTCAAATGAGCTCACTTGCTCATTTTTTTCAAACGCTTTAACTACATTTTTTGCAACCTGGGGCAAATTGTTAATAAGAATACAGTCAGCACCGGAGGCTTCAAACGATTTCACTACTGTATTTACCGGATGCGGTCCCACAAGGACTATTTTTGATTTTGTCTCATTCTTTATTTGTTTGCTTATTGCGAAATCATAGTCAGCGGTGGGTGTTGATGTATTAAGGAAAACAATATCCGGATTATAATCTTTTACTTCCTTAATAGCCCAGCCTGAATCTATTTTTTCAGCTACTGCATCAATGAATTTTATCTCGTTTTTTTCTTTTAAAAATGAGGCCAGCAATAAAAGGCTATGCGGAGGCAAAACGGTACCGCCTCCAAAATGGAGCATGCCGTATTCCCCCATAAAGTCCCGGTTGGCTGTAAAACCCGGTATGCCCGGCGGATTTAAGAGTAAAATTCTCATTTCAACACTTCCGACAATTGTTTTTTCATTATTTCTATTGAATGATTTTGAATTATATAATCCCTGGAATTATTATTTGATAAATATTCCTTCTTTTCTATCACACTGCAGATTTTATCGCTAAAATCCTGCGCTTTAGCCCCGGAAACGACAATATATTTTTCTAATTTGTCTTTTGTTTCTCCTACAACATGCCCGACAACTTTTTTATTCATAGAAAGATACTCAAGCACCTTAAAGGACATTCTCATCTTGTTTCCTGCCGTTTCGCGCATATAAATCAGGCAGAAATCGCAGGCGGCAAGATGTTTGGGCACATCATCCTGTAAAACCAGCCCGGTTATAAGGTAATTCTTCAATCCTGCTTCATCAAACGCTTTTGCAAATTCATTTTCCAGCGGGCCTCCGCCGATTACAAGGAAAAATAAATCGCTGTATCGCTTTCTGGCCATTTTTACCGCTTCCGCGACAAGGTCCAGATCGCCCGCACCGCCATGAGTTAGCGTACACAAAAAACCTGCAAGTATCTTTCCCTTTAATCCGAGTTTTCCCTTTTCTTCTTCCTGTATATATTTTGAAGGGTCAAATATCTCGGTATTCACAATCTGATTTACCGAAAACACGTTTGCCGCGCCCATACTTAGCGCAAATTTCTTCAAATACTCGTTGTGCACCGTTATTGAATCAACTTTTTTCGGGTAATTGAATTCTATTTTTGTTGTTAAATTCTTGCGGAATGCCGTTCTTTGAAAATCCGAATCCAGGTCGTCCCAGTCAACTATAACTTTTTTATTTCTTAATTTACCTATAATTATGCACGGAACCGCAGGCAGAATGAATTTTTGCAAGTACAAAACATCATATTTACTAAAGAGGCAGTAAAAACTTCTGACAAGCGTCGCGTAAATGTATCCGGTATTTGAATCGGCCTGGTAAACTGATGTAGCGCCGTCGTTGCCGCCTGGAGAGTTGGACTCAATATATTTTACGCTGTGCCCCAGTTCTTTCAGGCACTTGAAGATATGCCTGGCGCGATAGGTGGAGCCATATCTTTTATCAAGAAAATTGATCAGGAGTATTTTCATTTTCCAGTGAGCTTTTTCCGCAGGCCGAAACTTTTTAGAATATGGTAAGCGGCGCTGGAGTGCGTGCGCAGCTGGCCGGCTGATAATATGCGGATTAAGTAATTCCAAATATACCAGGGGCGGAAATAGAATTGCGTGTAAGCTTTTTTGTCCATCTCTTCAAGAAAACCTTTTTCAAAATCCGGCCAGTAGGCGTTTTCTATGGGTTGAAGCGGGTTTGCTATATATTTTTCCCAAAAATCTTCCTTCAATTTGTTCTGCTTGAAAGCCATTTCGTAATAGTCCGTCTTAGGAAGCAGTAAAGTGATGGCAAATACCGCAAAGTCCAGTTTGCACTTGATAGCGAAATCAATAGTCTGCTGCATTTCACTCTCAGTTTCCGAGGGTGAACCCAGCATAAAGTTCCCGTATGTGAGAATTCCTGCTTTGCGTGTCATACTGATAACTTTCCTGACTACTTCGAGGTCCAGGTTTTTATTCATCAGCTTTTGTATGCGGTCCGTGCCGGATTCAATGCCAAATTGAATAAGATGGCACCCGCTTTTTTTAAGTAAATCAATGATATCCTGGTTTACATCCTTGATGCGGGTTCTTATATTAAATCTAAATTTAAGTTTTCTTCTTAAAAACTCGTCGCAGAGCTCTTTTACCCGCTTATGCTCAAGGGTAAAGAGCTCATCAAAGAACAAAATGTCTTTTATTCCAAGATTCAGATATGTTTCGATTTCGTCTGCGACTAATTTTGCGTCTCTCTTGCGCAATTTCGTTCCTGCCTGCGGGCAGTAAGCGCAATTAAAAGGACAGCCCCTGCTGGTCATCATAACTGTGGCCGGGTTCCCCTGGCTCAGGATGGATTTGTACTTATTATAAGGAAGCAGTTTGTAATCTATAATAGGAAGCTCATCCAGATTCTGCACCATGAGCTGTTTTACGGGCTTGTCTGGATTGTTTTTTGTCAGCACGCCTTCAATATCATCCAACGGCCGGCGGTCCTGGATTCTATCAAGCATTTCGCCAAAAACATATTCAGCTTCGCCGCAGACAGAATAATCAACTTCGGGTAATTTAATTGTTTGCCTGGGAAATAGTGTCGGGTGGGGCCCGCCGGCAAGAGTTACAATATCTTTGGAGACCCTTTTGGCCGCCTGCAATACCCTGTAACCGTCACCCAGGTAAAGAGTAAATAGCGATACGCCGACAACATCAGGTTTTTCATCCGCTATTCTTTTTTCAATACCTGCATAATCAAGGCCTTCGGCTATAGCGTCAAGTATTTTTATTTCGTGTTTTCCCCTGCGGACTTCAAAACTCGCAAGGTAAAGCAGGCCCTGCGGAGGGTAAATGCCGCCTTCACTTAAAATTTGTTTCGGCGGCCCGGGCATACACGGATTTTCTTGTAACGGATTAATCAGTAAAACTTTCATTTTGTTGTGTATATCCTTAAAAATGTATTAAGCAGGCCCCGGCGGAACCCGTTGAAGGTGGCCTTGAATTGCTCTAAAGTCCGAAGTTTGAGCAAAAAACGCAGCATATTTACCGGGTTGAGGTAAAACATCATGTAG
Coding sequences:
- a CDS encoding radical SAM protein is translated as MRILLLNPPGIPGFTANRDFMGEYGMLHFGGGTVLPPHSLLLLASFLKEKNEIKFIDAVAEKIDSGWAIKEVKDYNPDIVFLNTSTPTADYDFAISKQIKNETKSKIVLVGPHPVNTVVKSFEASGADCILINNLPQVAKNVVKAFEKNEQVSSFEGAYFKKGMQIIGTTAKAYNLEEFPFPNWEIAPLKKYFYLYKNEYPYATMHSSIGCVFRCKFCPYPVSVGFKYAEMSAKRVVAEMEYLVNDIGVKMILFRDSLFTAHKGRIKEICKLVMARKLKVKWRCETSTGSVDEELLSMMKQAGCVCINFGIESVVTDVADEMNCDDKIKSLDNVKKVFKICRKLKIETFAFFVHGLPNDKKETIEKNTQFAIELNPDHVQFTFATPFPGTELYAIAKKEGLIVSDKWETYSSLVPVMKTRYLTAEEVSSLNKQAYGKFFIRPGRLLKECLHPLRLVRRALTYLSWVQPTRSS
- a CDS encoding glycosyltransferase; this translates as MKILLINFLDKRYGSTYRARHIFKCLKELGHSVKYIESNSPGGNDGATSVYQADSNTGYIYATLVRSFYCLFSKYDVLYLQKFILPAVPCIIIGKLRNKKVIVDWDDLDSDFQRTAFRKNLTTKIEFNYPKKVDSITVHNEYLKKFALSMGAANVFSVNQIVNTEIFDPSKYIQEEEKGKLGLKGKILAGFLCTLTHGGAGDLDLVAEAVKMARKRYSDLFFLVIGGGPLENEFAKAFDEAGLKNYLITGLVLQDDVPKHLAACDFCLIYMRETAGNKMRMSFKVLEYLSMNKKVVGHVVGETKDKLEKYIVVSGAKAQDFSDKICSVIEKKEYLSNNNSRDYIIQNHSIEIMKKQLSEVLK
- a CDS encoding B12-binding domain-containing radical SAM protein; translated protein: MKVLLINPLQENPCMPGPPKQILSEGGIYPPQGLLYLASFEVRRGKHEIKILDAIAEGLDYAGIEKRIADEKPDVVGVSLFTLYLGDGYRVLQAAKRVSKDIVTLAGGPHPTLFPRQTIKLPEVDYSVCGEAEYVFGEMLDRIQDRRPLDDIEGVLTKNNPDKPVKQLMVQNLDELPIIDYKLLPYNKYKSILSQGNPATVMMTSRGCPFNCAYCPQAGTKLRKRDAKLVADEIETYLNLGIKDILFFDELFTLEHKRVKELCDEFLRRKLKFRFNIRTRIKDVNQDIIDLLKKSGCHLIQFGIESGTDRIQKLMNKNLDLEVVRKVISMTRKAGILTYGNFMLGSPSETESEMQQTIDFAIKCKLDFAVFAITLLLPKTDYYEMAFKQNKLKEDFWEKYIANPLQPIENAYWPDFEKGFLEEMDKKAYTQFYFRPWYIWNYLIRILSAGQLRTHSSAAYHILKSFGLRKKLTGK